In Phyllostomus discolor isolate MPI-MPIP mPhyDis1 chromosome 3, mPhyDis1.pri.v3, whole genome shotgun sequence, a single genomic region encodes these proteins:
- the AQP7 gene encoding aquaporin-7 isoform X1, which yields MTQADRKKRYSRSSKMMPPPMVMKVQKVLQREMVREFLAELMSTYVMMVFGLGSVAHMVLGEKLGSYLGVNLGFGFGVTMGVHVAGKVSGAHMNAAVTFASCALGRMAWKKFPVYVLGQFIGSFLAAATIYCLFYSAIIDYSGGHLTVTGPIATANIFATYLPDYMTLWGGFLDEVVVTGMLQLCLFAITDNGNNPALQGTEALVIGILIVVIGISLGMNSGYAINPSRDLPPRFFTFLAGWGTQVFRARNWWWVPLVAPILGAYLGGIIYLVLIGCNVPREPQILENHMGSEDHRIPVLPKAVPRQTEIASHNSGSVSPLTSVSVSPPNRPSVRSIPPLSDSIRIQQF from the exons ATGACTcaagcagacagaaagaagcG GTACTCCCGCAGCTCCAAGATGATGCCGCCGCCCATGGTGATGAAGGTGCAGAAAGTACTGCAGAGGGAGATGGTGCGAGAGTTCCTGGCTGAGCTCATGAGCACGTACGTCATGATG GTGTTTGGCCTTGGCTCCGTGGCCCATATGGTTCTAGGAGAAAAACTTGGGAGCTACCTCGGTGTCAACTTGGGTTTTGGCTTCGGAGTCACCATGGGAGTGCACGTGGCAGGGAAAGTCTCTG GGGCCCACATGAATGCGGCTGTGACCTTCGCCAGCTGTGCACTAGGCCGCATGGCCTGGAAGAAGTTTCCTGTGTATGTCCTGGGTCAGTTCATAGGCTCCTTCCTGGCTGCTGCCACCATCTACTGCCTCTTCTACA GCGCCATCATCGACTACTCAGGTGGACATCTGACAGTGACTGGCCCGATTGCCACTGCTAACATCTTTGCCACGTATCTTCCTGACTACATGACATTATGGGGTGGCTTCCTGGATGAG GTGGTAGTTACGGGGATGCTCCAGCTGTGTCTCTTTGCCATCACGGACAATGGGAACAACCCAGCACTGCAAGGGACAGAGGCCCTGGTGATCGGCATCCTTATTGTCGTCATTGGAATATCCCTGGGCATGAACTCAGGATATGCCATCAACCCATCCCGGGACCTGCCTCCCCGTTTCTTCACCTTTCTTGCCGGCTGGGGCACACAGGTCTTTAG AGCCAGGAACTGGTGGTGGGTGCCACTGGTGGCACCGATCCTGGGTGCTTACCTAGGTGGCATCATCTACTTGGTCTTGATTGGCTGCAACGTTCCACGGGAGCCCCAGATATTGGAGAACCACATGGGGAGTGAAGACCACAGAATACCTGTGTTGCCCAAGGCCGTGCCTCGCCAAACAGAGATCGCGTCCCACAACTCTGGCTCTGTGTCTCCCCTcacctctgtctctgtgtctcccccCAACAGACCTTCAGTCCGGTCCATCCCACCCTTAAGTGACTCCATCCGAATACAACAATTCTAA
- the AQP7 gene encoding aquaporin-7 isoform X4 yields the protein MTQADRKKRYSRSSKMMPPPMVMKVQKVLQREMVREFLAELMSTYVMMVFGLGSVAHMVLGEKLGSYLGVNLGFGFGVTMGVHVAGKVSGAHMNAAVTFASCALGRMAWKKFPVYVLGQFIGSFLAAATIYCLFYSAIIDYSGGHLTVTGPIATANIFATYLPDYMTLWGGFLDEVVVTGMLQLCLFAITDNGNNPALQGTEALVIGILIVVIGISLGMNSGYAINPSRDLPPRFFTFLAGWGTQVFRARVQLTY from the exons ATGACTcaagcagacagaaagaagcG GTACTCCCGCAGCTCCAAGATGATGCCGCCGCCCATGGTGATGAAGGTGCAGAAAGTACTGCAGAGGGAGATGGTGCGAGAGTTCCTGGCTGAGCTCATGAGCACGTACGTCATGATG GTGTTTGGCCTTGGCTCCGTGGCCCATATGGTTCTAGGAGAAAAACTTGGGAGCTACCTCGGTGTCAACTTGGGTTTTGGCTTCGGAGTCACCATGGGAGTGCACGTGGCAGGGAAAGTCTCTG GGGCCCACATGAATGCGGCTGTGACCTTCGCCAGCTGTGCACTAGGCCGCATGGCCTGGAAGAAGTTTCCTGTGTATGTCCTGGGTCAGTTCATAGGCTCCTTCCTGGCTGCTGCCACCATCTACTGCCTCTTCTACA GCGCCATCATCGACTACTCAGGTGGACATCTGACAGTGACTGGCCCGATTGCCACTGCTAACATCTTTGCCACGTATCTTCCTGACTACATGACATTATGGGGTGGCTTCCTGGATGAG GTGGTAGTTACGGGGATGCTCCAGCTGTGTCTCTTTGCCATCACGGACAATGGGAACAACCCAGCACTGCAAGGGACAGAGGCCCTGGTGATCGGCATCCTTATTGTCGTCATTGGAATATCCCTGGGCATGAACTCAGGATATGCCATCAACCCATCCCGGGACCTGCCTCCCCGTTTCTTCACCTTTCTTGCCGGCTGGGGCACACAGGTCTTTAG GGCCAGGGTGCAGCTCACTTACTAG
- the AQP7 gene encoding aquaporin-7 isoform X2: MMPPPMVMKVQKVLQREMVREFLAELMSTYVMMVFGLGSVAHMVLGEKLGSYLGVNLGFGFGVTMGVHVAGKVSGAHMNAAVTFASCALGRMAWKKFPVYVLGQFIGSFLAAATIYCLFYSAIIDYSGGHLTVTGPIATANIFATYLPDYMTLWGGFLDEVVVTGMLQLCLFAITDNGNNPALQGTEALVIGILIVVIGISLGMNSGYAINPSRDLPPRFFTFLAGWGTQVFRARNWWWVPLVAPILGAYLGGIIYLVLIGCNVPREPQILENHMGSEDHRIPVLPKAVPRQTEIASHNSGSVSPLTSVSVSPPNRPSVRSIPPLSDSIRIQQF, encoded by the exons ATGATGCCGCCGCCCATGGTGATGAAGGTGCAGAAAGTACTGCAGAGGGAGATGGTGCGAGAGTTCCTGGCTGAGCTCATGAGCACGTACGTCATGATG GTGTTTGGCCTTGGCTCCGTGGCCCATATGGTTCTAGGAGAAAAACTTGGGAGCTACCTCGGTGTCAACTTGGGTTTTGGCTTCGGAGTCACCATGGGAGTGCACGTGGCAGGGAAAGTCTCTG GGGCCCACATGAATGCGGCTGTGACCTTCGCCAGCTGTGCACTAGGCCGCATGGCCTGGAAGAAGTTTCCTGTGTATGTCCTGGGTCAGTTCATAGGCTCCTTCCTGGCTGCTGCCACCATCTACTGCCTCTTCTACA GCGCCATCATCGACTACTCAGGTGGACATCTGACAGTGACTGGCCCGATTGCCACTGCTAACATCTTTGCCACGTATCTTCCTGACTACATGACATTATGGGGTGGCTTCCTGGATGAG GTGGTAGTTACGGGGATGCTCCAGCTGTGTCTCTTTGCCATCACGGACAATGGGAACAACCCAGCACTGCAAGGGACAGAGGCCCTGGTGATCGGCATCCTTATTGTCGTCATTGGAATATCCCTGGGCATGAACTCAGGATATGCCATCAACCCATCCCGGGACCTGCCTCCCCGTTTCTTCACCTTTCTTGCCGGCTGGGGCACACAGGTCTTTAG AGCCAGGAACTGGTGGTGGGTGCCACTGGTGGCACCGATCCTGGGTGCTTACCTAGGTGGCATCATCTACTTGGTCTTGATTGGCTGCAACGTTCCACGGGAGCCCCAGATATTGGAGAACCACATGGGGAGTGAAGACCACAGAATACCTGTGTTGCCCAAGGCCGTGCCTCGCCAAACAGAGATCGCGTCCCACAACTCTGGCTCTGTGTCTCCCCTcacctctgtctctgtgtctcccccCAACAGACCTTCAGTCCGGTCCATCCCACCCTTAAGTGACTCCATCCGAATACAACAATTCTAA
- the AQP7 gene encoding aquaporin-7 isoform X3, with protein MVLGEKLGSYLGVNLGFGFGVTMGVHVAGKVSGAHMNAAVTFASCALGRMAWKKFPVYVLGQFIGSFLAAATIYCLFYSAIIDYSGGHLTVTGPIATANIFATYLPDYMTLWGGFLDEVVVTGMLQLCLFAITDNGNNPALQGTEALVIGILIVVIGISLGMNSGYAINPSRDLPPRFFTFLAGWGTQVFRARNWWWVPLVAPILGAYLGGIIYLVLIGCNVPREPQILENHMGSEDHRIPVLPKAVPRQTEIASHNSGSVSPLTSVSVSPPNRPSVRSIPPLSDSIRIQQF; from the exons ATGGTTCTAGGAGAAAAACTTGGGAGCTACCTCGGTGTCAACTTGGGTTTTGGCTTCGGAGTCACCATGGGAGTGCACGTGGCAGGGAAAGTCTCTG GGGCCCACATGAATGCGGCTGTGACCTTCGCCAGCTGTGCACTAGGCCGCATGGCCTGGAAGAAGTTTCCTGTGTATGTCCTGGGTCAGTTCATAGGCTCCTTCCTGGCTGCTGCCACCATCTACTGCCTCTTCTACA GCGCCATCATCGACTACTCAGGTGGACATCTGACAGTGACTGGCCCGATTGCCACTGCTAACATCTTTGCCACGTATCTTCCTGACTACATGACATTATGGGGTGGCTTCCTGGATGAG GTGGTAGTTACGGGGATGCTCCAGCTGTGTCTCTTTGCCATCACGGACAATGGGAACAACCCAGCACTGCAAGGGACAGAGGCCCTGGTGATCGGCATCCTTATTGTCGTCATTGGAATATCCCTGGGCATGAACTCAGGATATGCCATCAACCCATCCCGGGACCTGCCTCCCCGTTTCTTCACCTTTCTTGCCGGCTGGGGCACACAGGTCTTTAG AGCCAGGAACTGGTGGTGGGTGCCACTGGTGGCACCGATCCTGGGTGCTTACCTAGGTGGCATCATCTACTTGGTCTTGATTGGCTGCAACGTTCCACGGGAGCCCCAGATATTGGAGAACCACATGGGGAGTGAAGACCACAGAATACCTGTGTTGCCCAAGGCCGTGCCTCGCCAAACAGAGATCGCGTCCCACAACTCTGGCTCTGTGTCTCCCCTcacctctgtctctgtgtctcccccCAACAGACCTTCAGTCCGGTCCATCCCACCCTTAAGTGACTCCATCCGAATACAACAATTCTAA